One Mycolicibacterium crocinum DNA window includes the following coding sequences:
- a CDS encoding cation diffusion facilitator family transporter produces MSTEGSTKAILAALAANAGIAVAKFVGFLITGSSSMLAESVHSVADTSNQGLLLFGQRQARKQADSLHQFGYGRSRYFYSFVVALVLFTLGSIFALYEGYHKISHPEPLTSPLVAVAILGVAIALESYSFRTAMVESRPLKGRSSWWQFIRRSRNPELPVVLLEDTGALVGLVFALAGVGLTILTDDPMWDGVGTVLIGLLLGVIAVILMVEMHSLLIGEGATPDECRAIQAALEQTAHVDRVIHLRTQYLGPEEMLVGAKIALAPDTDLATVAATIDAAEAAVRAKVPAAAVIYLEPDLDRALAR; encoded by the coding sequence ATGTCGACCGAGGGCAGCACCAAGGCGATCCTCGCGGCACTTGCCGCCAATGCGGGCATCGCGGTCGCGAAGTTCGTCGGCTTCCTGATCACCGGCAGTTCGTCGATGCTCGCCGAGTCCGTGCACTCGGTGGCCGATACGTCGAACCAGGGGTTGCTGTTGTTCGGGCAACGCCAGGCCCGCAAACAGGCCGACAGCCTGCACCAGTTCGGCTACGGCCGCAGCCGGTACTTCTACTCGTTCGTGGTGGCGCTGGTGCTGTTCACGCTGGGCTCGATCTTCGCCCTGTACGAGGGCTATCACAAGATCAGCCACCCCGAGCCGCTCACGTCGCCGCTCGTGGCGGTGGCGATCCTGGGGGTGGCAATTGCCTTGGAGTCCTACAGCTTTCGCACCGCGATGGTGGAGTCACGCCCGTTGAAGGGCAGAAGCTCGTGGTGGCAGTTCATCCGCCGCTCCCGCAACCCCGAGCTCCCGGTGGTCCTGCTCGAGGACACCGGCGCGCTGGTGGGCCTGGTGTTCGCGCTCGCCGGCGTGGGTTTGACGATCCTGACCGACGACCCGATGTGGGACGGCGTCGGCACGGTACTGATCGGCCTGCTGCTCGGTGTCATCGCGGTGATCCTGATGGTCGAGATGCACAGCCTGCTGATCGGCGAAGGCGCCACCCCGGACGAATGCCGGGCAATCCAGGCGGCGTTGGAGCAGACCGCCCACGTGGACCGCGTGATTCACCTGCGCACGCAGTACCTGGGTCCCGAGGAGATGCTGGTCGGCGCCAAGATTGCGCTGGCTCCGGACACCGACCTGGCCACGGTGGCCGCCACCATCGACGCCGCCGAGGCGGCGGTGCGTGCGAAGGTGCCTGCGGCCGCGGTCATCTACCTAGAACCGGATCTGGACCGGGCACTGGCGCGCTAG
- a CDS encoding FAD-dependent oxidoreductase has translation MGQPPKHHHAIVIGASIAGLCAARVLSDHYDRVTVYERDTLPAEPAHRGAVPQDRHVHILMARGAHEFETLYPGLLDDMVAAGVAKLENRPDCIHFGAAGHVLGTGHTLDREFTAYVPSRKQLEWQIRRRTAALAGVEILQRDVNAPRFDGEHQTVTGVVLSAPGTNEFVPADLVVDASGRGTRLPAWLDEWGFARPHEQTVDVGIGYSTQQLRIPDGLIAEKVVVAGASRTQQAGLGMLFYEDGTWGLTTFTVNHVAPPQTLEEIYEVADAVLPEPLAAAIRQGEPVGDIAFHRYPVSRWRRYDKLQRFPGGIVPIGDAVASFNPTYGQGMTMTALQAGHLRRLLAAGTRHLAYDLARATAKSTYPVWTMNAIGDLTLHGTEGPAPWWYRPVGALFDQFLGAAENDRVLAEWFLRRFSLLDSLYMVPPASIVGRAIRHNMSLWWAQKRASAPVPGPDPVLGR, from the coding sequence GTGGGCCAACCCCCGAAGCATCACCATGCCATCGTCATCGGGGCCAGCATCGCAGGACTCTGCGCTGCCCGCGTCCTCTCCGACCACTACGACCGGGTGACCGTCTACGAACGAGACACCCTGCCCGCCGAACCGGCCCACCGTGGCGCGGTGCCGCAGGACCGCCACGTGCACATCCTGATGGCGCGGGGCGCCCACGAGTTCGAGACGCTGTATCCCGGCCTTCTCGACGACATGGTCGCCGCCGGGGTCGCGAAGCTGGAGAACCGGCCGGACTGCATCCACTTCGGCGCCGCCGGCCACGTGCTGGGTACCGGGCACACCCTGGACCGCGAGTTCACTGCCTATGTGCCCAGCCGTAAGCAACTCGAATGGCAAATCCGCCGTCGCACCGCGGCGCTCGCAGGCGTCGAGATCCTGCAACGCGATGTCAACGCCCCGCGCTTCGACGGCGAACACCAGACCGTCACCGGCGTGGTGCTGTCCGCGCCCGGCACGAACGAGTTCGTACCCGCCGACCTCGTCGTGGACGCCTCGGGCCGCGGCACCCGGCTACCCGCATGGCTTGACGAGTGGGGGTTCGCCCGGCCCCACGAACAGACCGTCGATGTCGGAATCGGCTATTCCACACAACAATTGCGCATTCCCGATGGCCTGATCGCGGAGAAGGTCGTGGTGGCCGGGGCATCGCGGACCCAGCAAGCCGGGCTCGGCATGCTGTTCTACGAGGACGGCACCTGGGGCCTGACCACGTTCACCGTCAACCACGTCGCGCCGCCGCAGACCCTCGAGGAGATCTACGAGGTCGCCGATGCGGTACTGCCCGAACCACTGGCAGCCGCGATCCGCCAGGGAGAGCCGGTGGGCGACATCGCTTTTCACCGCTACCCGGTCAGCAGATGGCGCCGGTACGACAAGCTGCAGCGCTTCCCCGGCGGGATCGTGCCGATCGGCGACGCCGTCGCGAGCTTCAACCCGACCTACGGCCAGGGCATGACGATGACCGCGCTGCAAGCCGGACATCTGCGGCGACTGCTCGCCGCAGGCACCCGCCATCTGGCCTACGACTTGGCCCGCGCCACAGCGAAATCCACGTATCCGGTCTGGACGATGAACGCGATCGGCGACCTGACCCTGCACGGCACCGAGGGTCCGGCGCCCTGGTGGTATCGACCGGTCGGCGCCCTGTTCGACCAGTTCCTCGGCGCCGCCGAGAACGACCGTGTCCTGGCGGAATGGTTCTTGCGCCGGTTCAGCCTGCTGGACAGCTTGTACATGGTTCCGCCCGCCTCGATCGTGGGCCGCGCGATCCGACACAACATGTCGTTGTGGTGGGCGCAGAAACGAGCTAGCGCGCCAGTGCCCGGTCCAGATCCGGTTCTAGGTAGATGA
- a CDS encoding amino acid permease gives MTSKWRTKSVEQSILDTDEPGTRLRKNLTWWDLTVFGVSVVVGAGIFTVTASTFGNITGPAISVSFVIAAVTCGLAALCYAEFASMLPVAGSAYTFSYATFGEFVAWIIGWDLILEFAVGAAVVAKGWSSYLGTVFGFSGGVAEIGPLNFDWGALIIVAIVTTLLALGTKLSANVSAVITAIKVAVVAFVVIVGAFYIKAANFSPFVPASETGKGASGTGVNQSVFSLLTGAESSHYGWYGVLAGASIVFFAFIGFDVVATTAEETKNPQRDVARGILASLAIVTVLYVSVSIVLSGMVRFSDLRDKAEDGHANLATAFSLNGVDWAAKVISIGALAGLTTVVMVLILGLSRVLFAMARDGLLPRQLAKTGNRGTPVRITVLVGVLTAVAATVFPIDKLEEMVNVGTLFAFILVSAGVIILRRTRPDLERGFRAPLVPVLPILAIAACGWLMLNLTGLTWIRFAVWMVIGVGFYLLYGRSHSVLARREAATVS, from the coding sequence ATGACCTCGAAGTGGCGGACCAAGTCGGTGGAGCAGTCCATCCTCGACACCGACGAGCCGGGGACCCGGCTCCGCAAAAACCTCACGTGGTGGGACCTCACGGTCTTCGGCGTCTCCGTCGTCGTCGGCGCGGGCATCTTCACCGTCACCGCGTCCACATTCGGCAACATCACCGGCCCCGCCATCTCGGTGTCATTCGTCATCGCCGCCGTGACCTGCGGTTTGGCGGCGCTGTGCTACGCCGAGTTCGCGTCGATGCTCCCCGTCGCCGGCAGCGCGTACACCTTCTCCTACGCGACGTTCGGGGAGTTCGTCGCGTGGATCATCGGCTGGGATCTGATCCTGGAATTCGCGGTCGGCGCCGCCGTGGTGGCCAAGGGGTGGTCGAGTTACCTGGGGACCGTCTTCGGTTTCTCCGGTGGGGTCGCGGAGATCGGTCCGTTGAACTTCGACTGGGGTGCGCTGATCATCGTCGCGATCGTCACCACCCTGCTGGCGCTGGGTACCAAACTGTCGGCGAACGTGTCCGCGGTGATCACGGCCATCAAGGTCGCCGTCGTCGCCTTCGTGGTCATCGTCGGGGCCTTTTACATCAAGGCGGCCAACTTCTCCCCGTTCGTGCCGGCATCGGAAACCGGCAAGGGGGCATCGGGAACCGGCGTCAACCAGTCCGTCTTCTCCTTGTTGACCGGCGCCGAAAGCAGTCATTACGGCTGGTACGGCGTGCTCGCCGGTGCCTCGATCGTGTTCTTCGCGTTCATCGGGTTCGACGTGGTCGCCACGACGGCCGAGGAAACCAAGAATCCACAACGCGACGTCGCCCGAGGGATCCTCGCGTCCCTGGCCATCGTCACCGTGCTCTACGTGTCGGTGTCAATCGTGCTGTCGGGCATGGTCCGCTTCAGCGACCTGCGTGACAAGGCCGAGGATGGCCACGCCAACCTCGCGACCGCGTTCTCGCTCAACGGGGTGGACTGGGCGGCCAAGGTGATTTCGATCGGGGCGCTGGCCGGTTTGACCACTGTGGTCATGGTGCTGATTCTCGGGTTGTCGCGCGTGCTGTTCGCGATGGCCCGCGACGGACTGCTGCCGCGCCAGCTGGCCAAGACCGGTAATCGCGGCACGCCGGTGCGGATCACCGTGCTGGTCGGCGTGCTGACCGCGGTGGCCGCCACCGTCTTCCCGATCGACAAGCTCGAAGAGATGGTCAACGTGGGGACGCTGTTCGCGTTCATCTTGGTCTCCGCCGGTGTGATCATCTTGCGGCGCACCCGCCCCGACCTGGAGCGCGGATTCCGGGCGCCGCTGGTACCCGTGCTGCCCATCCTCGCCATCGCCGCCTGCGGCTGGCTGATGCTCAACCTGACCGGCCTGACCTGGATCCGGTTCGCGGTGTGGATGGTCATCGGCGTCGGGTTCTACCTGCTCTACGGACGATCCCATTCGGTGTTGGCCCGGCGGGAGGCCGCCACCGTCAGCTGA
- a CDS encoding alkane 1-monooxygenase — MGLIAPTALFVVLPVIWGLNQLGWTAASQVFFWVGPILIYVLLPALDLKFGRDGQNPPEELMEYLENDKYYRYCTYAFIPFQFISLIFGAYMFTASDVSWLGYDGSLGWFAKIGLALSVGVLGGTGINTAHELGHKKDSLERWLSKITLAQTCYGHFYIEHNRGHHVRVATPEDPASARFGETFWEFLPRSVFGSARSALKLEAARIRRLGRSPWDPRTWPGNDVLNAWAMSVVLFGTIIALFGPAVIPFLIIQAVFGFSMLEAVNYLEHYGLLRQKNENGRYERCAPKHSWNSDHLVTNLFLYHLQRHSDHHANPTRRYQTLRSMSEAPELPSGYATLIGVTYFPWVWRRMMDHRVLEHYNGDITKVNIDPRRREKILARYAVPA; from the coding sequence ATGGGCCTGATCGCGCCGACCGCACTCTTTGTGGTGCTGCCGGTGATTTGGGGTCTCAACCAGCTCGGCTGGACCGCGGCCTCGCAGGTGTTCTTCTGGGTCGGCCCGATCCTGATCTACGTGCTCCTGCCGGCGCTGGATCTGAAGTTCGGCCGGGACGGGCAGAACCCGCCGGAAGAGCTGATGGAGTACCTGGAGAACGACAAGTACTACCGGTACTGCACGTATGCGTTCATCCCGTTCCAGTTCATCAGCCTGATTTTCGGCGCGTACATGTTCACCGCGTCGGACGTGAGCTGGCTGGGCTATGACGGTTCGCTGGGCTGGTTCGCCAAGATCGGCCTGGCGCTGTCGGTGGGCGTGCTCGGCGGAACCGGCATCAACACCGCGCACGAACTCGGGCACAAGAAGGATTCGCTGGAGCGCTGGCTGTCGAAAATCACACTGGCCCAGACCTGCTACGGCCACTTCTACATCGAGCACAATCGTGGTCACCACGTCCGCGTCGCCACCCCCGAAGATCCGGCGTCGGCGCGCTTCGGTGAAACCTTCTGGGAGTTCCTGCCGCGCAGCGTGTTTGGCAGTGCCCGTTCGGCGCTCAAGCTTGAAGCAGCGCGCATTCGCCGGCTCGGCCGCAGCCCGTGGGATCCGCGCACGTGGCCCGGCAACGACGTGCTCAATGCCTGGGCGATGTCGGTGGTGTTGTTCGGCACGATCATTGCGCTGTTCGGCCCGGCGGTGATTCCGTTCCTGATCATCCAGGCGGTGTTCGGGTTCTCGATGCTGGAAGCGGTGAACTACCTCGAGCACTACGGGCTGCTGCGCCAGAAGAACGAGAACGGCCGCTACGAGCGGTGCGCCCCGAAGCACAGCTGGAACTCCGATCACCTGGTGACCAACCTGTTCCTGTACCACCTGCAGCGGCACAGCGATCACCACGCCAACCCGACCCGGCGCTATCAGACGCTGCGCAGTATGTCCGAGGCACCCGAATTACCCAGCGGCTACGCCACTTTGATCGGCGTTACGTACTTCCCGTGGGTGTGGCGCCGGATGATGGATCACCGCGTACTCGAGCACTACAACGGTGACATCACGAAGGTGAACATCGATCCGCGCCGGCGGGAGAAGATCCTGGCCCGTTACGCGGTGCCCGCATGA
- a CDS encoding rubredoxin: protein MSAYQCPICDYVYDEAKGAAREGFPPGTAWADVPDDWTCPDCGVREKIDFEEMGAMK, encoded by the coding sequence ATGAGCGCCTACCAGTGCCCAATCTGCGACTACGTGTACGACGAGGCGAAAGGTGCTGCGCGGGAGGGTTTCCCGCCCGGCACCGCCTGGGCCGACGTGCCCGACGACTGGACCTGCCCCGACTGCGGGGTTCGAGAAAAAATCGACTTCGAAGAGATGGGAGCAATGAAGTGA
- a CDS encoding rubredoxin produces MSSDYKLFICVQCGFEYDEAKGWPEDGIAPGTRWDDIPDDWSCPDCGAAKSDFEMVEVARP; encoded by the coding sequence GTGAGTAGTGACTACAAGCTGTTCATCTGCGTGCAATGCGGATTCGAGTACGACGAGGCCAAGGGCTGGCCGGAAGACGGCATCGCGCCGGGCACCCGCTGGGACGACATCCCCGACGACTGGAGCTGCCCGGACTGCGGCGCGGCCAAGTCGGACTTCGAGATGGTGGAAGTGGCGAGACCGTGA
- a CDS encoding TetR family transcriptional regulator — protein sequence MREELLTKDWSAITLSDVARTAGVSRQTIYNEFGSRQGLAQGYALRLADRLVDAIGAAISSNVGDVLAAFTEGFRVFFTESAADPLVISLLTGVAKPDLLQMITTDSAPIITRASAKLTEAFMNSWVSASEEDSGVLARAIVRLAMSYVSMPPEADHDVALDLARLMTPFAERYGVVDIP from the coding sequence ATGCGCGAAGAACTGCTGACCAAGGACTGGTCGGCGATCACGCTGTCCGACGTCGCACGCACCGCCGGGGTCAGCCGGCAGACCATCTACAACGAGTTCGGCTCCCGGCAGGGATTGGCACAGGGTTACGCGCTGCGGCTGGCCGACCGCCTGGTCGATGCCATCGGCGCTGCGATCAGCTCCAACGTCGGTGACGTCCTGGCCGCGTTCACCGAAGGCTTCCGGGTGTTCTTCACCGAGTCGGCCGCCGACCCGCTGGTCATCTCGCTCCTGACCGGCGTCGCCAAGCCCGACTTGCTGCAGATGATCACCACCGACAGCGCGCCGATCATCACCCGCGCATCGGCCAAGCTCACCGAGGCCTTCATGAACAGCTGGGTCAGCGCGAGCGAGGAGGACTCCGGGGTGCTGGCCCGCGCGATCGTCCGGCTGGCGATGAGTTACGTTTCGATGCCGCCCGAAGCCGACCACGATGTGGCCTTAGACCTGGCCCGATTGATGACGCCGTTCGCCGAACGCTACGGTGTAGTCGATATTCCTTAG
- the ahcY gene encoding adenosylhomocysteinase has protein sequence MSELTVDVKNGIDFKVADLSLADFGRKEIRLAEHEMPGLMALRREYHDVQPLKGARISGSLHMTVQTAVLIETLVALGAEVRWASCNIFSTQDHAAAAVVVGPHGTPEEPQGTPVFAWKGETLEEYWWAAEQMLTWEGEPANMILDDGGDATMLVLRGAQYEKAGVVPPAEEDDSAEWKVFLELCRKSFEKDNTKWTKIAESVKGVTEETTTGVLRLYQFAAAGELAFPAINVNDSVTKSKFDNKYGTRHSLIDGINRGTDVLIGGKKVLICGYGDVGKGCAESLAGQGARVQVTEIDPINALQALMDGFDVVTVEDAIGDADIVVTSTGNKDIITLDHMKAMKDKAILGNIGHFDNEIDMAALERSGAKRINIKPQVDEWIFGEDGKSIIVLSEGRLLNLGNATGHPSFVMSNSFSNQVIAQIELWTKNDEYDNEVYRLAKHLDEKVARIHVEALGGTLTKLTKDQAEYIGVDVEGPYKPEHYRY, from the coding sequence ATGTCTGAACTGACCGTTGATGTGAAGAACGGCATCGACTTCAAGGTCGCCGACCTTTCGCTGGCCGACTTCGGCCGCAAGGAGATCCGCCTCGCCGAGCACGAGATGCCCGGCCTGATGGCGCTGCGCCGCGAATACCACGATGTCCAGCCGCTCAAGGGTGCGCGGATCTCGGGTTCGCTGCACATGACCGTGCAGACCGCGGTGCTGATCGAGACGTTGGTGGCGCTCGGCGCCGAGGTGCGCTGGGCGAGCTGCAACATCTTCTCCACCCAGGACCACGCCGCGGCAGCCGTGGTCGTCGGCCCGCATGGCACCCCCGAGGAGCCGCAGGGCACCCCGGTCTTCGCCTGGAAGGGCGAGACGCTGGAGGAGTACTGGTGGGCCGCCGAGCAGATGCTCACCTGGGAGGGGGAGCCGGCGAACATGATCCTCGACGACGGCGGCGACGCCACGATGCTGGTTCTGCGCGGTGCGCAGTACGAGAAGGCCGGGGTGGTTCCCCCCGCCGAAGAGGATGACTCGGCCGAGTGGAAGGTCTTCCTCGAGCTGTGCCGCAAGAGCTTTGAGAAGGACAACACCAAGTGGACGAAGATCGCCGAGTCGGTCAAGGGTGTCACCGAGGAGACCACCACCGGTGTGCTGCGGCTGTACCAGTTCGCCGCCGCGGGTGAGCTCGCGTTCCCGGCCATCAACGTCAACGACTCGGTCACCAAGAGCAAGTTCGACAACAAGTACGGCACCCGTCACTCGCTGATCGACGGCATCAACCGCGGCACCGACGTGCTGATCGGTGGCAAGAAGGTGCTGATCTGTGGGTACGGCGACGTCGGCAAGGGGTGCGCGGAGTCGCTGGCCGGCCAGGGTGCGCGCGTGCAGGTCACCGAAATCGACCCGATCAACGCGCTGCAGGCGCTGATGGACGGCTTCGACGTCGTCACAGTGGAGGACGCGATCGGTGACGCCGACATCGTCGTCACTTCGACCGGCAACAAGGACATCATCACCCTCGATCACATGAAGGCGATGAAGGACAAGGCGATCCTCGGCAACATCGGCCACTTCGACAACGAGATCGACATGGCGGCCCTGGAGCGGTCCGGCGCCAAGCGGATCAACATCAAGCCGCAGGTCGACGAGTGGATCTTCGGCGAAGACGGCAAGTCGATCATCGTGCTGTCCGAGGGCCGGCTGCTGAACCTGGGCAACGCGACCGGTCACCCGTCGTTCGTGATGAGCAACAGCTTCTCCAACCAGGTGATCGCGCAGATCGAGCTGTGGACCAAGAACGACGAGTACGACAACGAGGTCTACCGGCTGGCCAAGCACCTGGACGAGAAGGTGGCCCGCATCCACGTCGAGGCCCTCGGTGGCACGCTGACCAAGCTCACCAAGGACCAGGCCGAGTACATCGGCGTCGACGTCGAGGGCCCGTACAAGCCGGAGCACTACCGCTACTGA
- a CDS encoding dTMP kinase, with protein MLIVIEGLDGAGKRTLTAGLQRALEADRKSVTTLAFPRYGQSIHADLASEALHGQHGDLADSVYAMATLFALDRAGAIGQIAALSREHDVVILDRYVASNAAYSAARLHQDATGEVVAWVGELEYGRFGLPKPDRQILLDASVELAAERAKQRAQQEADRARDAYERDDGLQRRTGAVYAELGAANWGGPWSIVAPDVDPAALAASLPH; from the coding sequence GTGCTCATCGTCATCGAGGGACTCGACGGGGCCGGCAAGCGGACGCTGACTGCCGGACTTCAGCGCGCCTTGGAGGCCGACCGCAAGTCGGTCACAACGTTGGCGTTTCCGCGGTACGGGCAGTCGATCCATGCCGACCTCGCCAGCGAGGCGCTGCACGGTCAGCACGGCGACCTGGCTGATTCGGTCTACGCGATGGCGACGCTATTTGCGCTCGACCGGGCCGGGGCGATCGGCCAGATCGCTGCGCTCAGCCGCGAGCACGACGTCGTGATCCTGGATCGCTACGTCGCGTCGAACGCCGCCTACAGCGCCGCCCGCCTGCATCAGGACGCCACGGGTGAGGTGGTGGCGTGGGTGGGTGAACTCGAGTACGGCCGGTTCGGCCTGCCCAAACCGGATCGGCAGATCCTGCTCGACGCCTCGGTCGAGCTGGCAGCCGAACGGGCCAAGCAGCGGGCCCAGCAGGAGGCCGATCGGGCCCGCGACGCCTACGAGCGCGACGACGGACTGCAGCGTCGAACCGGCGCGGTGTATGCCGAACTGGGTGCCGCTAACTGGGGCGGACCATGGTCGATCGTCGCCCCGGACGTCGATCCGGCGGCGTTGGCGGCCTCGTTACCGCATTAG
- the mtrA gene encoding two-component system response regulator MtrA, with translation MDNMRQRILVVDDDPSLAEMLTIVLRGEGFDTAVIGDGSQALTAVRELRPDLVLLDLMLPGMNGIDVCRVLRADSGVPIVMLTAKTDTVDVVLGLESGADDYVMKPFKPKELVARVRARLRRNEDEPAEMLSIADIDIDVPAHKVTREGEQISLTPLEFDLLVALARKPRQVFTRDVLLEQVWGYRHPADTRLVNVHVQRLRAKVEKDPENPQVVLTVRGVGYKAGPP, from the coding sequence ATGGACAACATGAGGCAAAGGATTCTCGTAGTCGACGACGACCCATCGCTGGCCGAGATGCTCACCATCGTTTTGCGTGGCGAGGGTTTCGACACCGCGGTCATCGGCGACGGCTCGCAGGCGCTGACGGCTGTGCGTGAGCTCCGCCCCGATCTGGTGTTGTTGGACCTCATGCTTCCCGGCATGAACGGCATCGATGTGTGCCGGGTGCTGCGGGCAGACTCCGGCGTGCCGATCGTCATGCTCACCGCCAAGACCGACACGGTCGACGTGGTGCTGGGCCTGGAGTCGGGCGCCGATGACTACGTGATGAAACCGTTCAAACCCAAGGAGTTGGTGGCGCGCGTCCGCGCCCGGTTGCGGCGCAACGAGGACGAGCCGGCCGAGATGCTGTCGATCGCCGACATCGACATCGACGTGCCCGCTCACAAGGTCACCCGGGAAGGCGAGCAGATTTCGCTGACACCGCTGGAGTTCGACCTCTTGGTGGCGCTGGCACGCAAACCGCGCCAGGTGTTTACTCGAGATGTGCTGCTCGAACAGGTGTGGGGATATCGCCACCCCGCGGACACCCGTTTGGTGAACGTGCATGTCCAGCGGTTGCGGGCCAAGGTCGAGAAGGACCCGGAGAACCCGCAAGTGGTGCTGACCGTTCGAGGAGTGGGTTACAAGGCCGGACCGCCGTGA
- the mtrB gene encoding MtrAB system histidine kinase MtrB → MMFGSRRRIRGPWGRSGPLVRGTSALSRALGLIWRRSLQLRVVVLTLGLSAAVILVLGFVLTSQITNRVLDVKVHAATEELDRARNTVSGTVSGEEARSLDSSLQLARNTLISKTGQSSGAALAGTFDAVLMVPGDGPRAATAAGPVDQIPKSLRDFVKAGQVSYQYSTVRTESFSGPALLIGTPVPARVPNLELYLIFPLNSEENTITLVRGTMATGGLVLLVLLAGIALLVSRQVVLPVRSASRIAERFAEGHLSERMPVRGEDDMARLAVSFNDMAESLQRQITNLEEFGNLQRRFTSDVSHELRTPLTTVRMAADLIHDHSEELDPALRRSTELMVSELDRFETLLNDLLEISRHDAGVAELSVEAVDLRSTVNSALGNVGHLADEAGIELMVNLPDHEVIAEVDARRVERILRNLIANAIDHAEHKPVRIRMAADEDTVAVTVRDYGVGLRPGEEKLVFSRFWRSDPSRVRRSGGTGLGLAISIEDARLHQGRLEAWGEPGKGACFRLTLPLVRGHKVTTSPLPLKPVAAERDSRKDSRQVRQREPAGESV, encoded by the coding sequence GTGATGTTCGGCTCGAGGCGGCGCATCCGCGGTCCGTGGGGACGATCGGGTCCCCTGGTTCGGGGTACGAGTGCGCTGAGTCGAGCACTGGGGTTGATCTGGCGCCGCTCGCTGCAATTGCGGGTAGTCGTGCTGACCTTGGGTCTGTCGGCGGCCGTCATCTTGGTGCTCGGTTTCGTGCTCACCAGCCAGATCACCAACCGGGTGCTCGACGTCAAAGTGCATGCGGCCACCGAGGAATTGGACCGCGCGCGCAACACGGTGAGCGGAACGGTCAGCGGTGAAGAGGCCCGCTCACTGGACTCCAGCCTCCAGCTGGCCCGCAATACGTTGATCTCCAAGACCGGTCAGTCGTCGGGGGCCGCGCTGGCCGGCACCTTCGACGCAGTGCTAATGGTCCCCGGTGACGGCCCGCGTGCGGCCACCGCCGCCGGCCCGGTCGATCAGATCCCGAAGTCGTTGCGCGACTTCGTCAAAGCCGGCCAGGTCAGTTACCAGTACTCGACGGTGCGCACGGAATCGTTCTCCGGCCCTGCGCTGCTGATCGGCACCCCGGTGCCCGCGCGGGTGCCGAATCTCGAGCTGTACCTGATCTTCCCGCTCAACAGCGAGGAGAACACGATCACGCTGGTGCGCGGCACGATGGCCACCGGTGGCCTTGTCCTGCTGGTGCTACTGGCCGGGATCGCGCTGCTCGTGTCGCGGCAGGTGGTGCTGCCGGTGCGTTCGGCGTCGCGGATCGCCGAACGCTTCGCCGAAGGCCATCTGTCCGAGCGGATGCCGGTGCGCGGCGAGGATGACATGGCGCGATTGGCGGTGTCGTTCAACGACATGGCCGAAAGCCTGCAGCGCCAGATCACCAACCTCGAGGAGTTCGGCAACCTGCAGCGCCGGTTCACCTCCGACGTCAGCCACGAATTGCGCACACCGCTGACCACGGTGCGCATGGCAGCCGATCTGATTCACGACCATTCCGAGGAACTCGACCCGGCGCTGCGCCGGTCCACCGAGCTGATGGTCAGCGAACTGGACCGGTTCGAGACGCTGCTGAACGACCTGCTGGAGATCTCGCGTCACGACGCCGGTGTCGCCGAACTGTCGGTCGAGGCAGTCGATTTGCGCTCCACGGTCAACAGCGCGCTGGGCAATGTCGGCCACCTGGCCGACGAAGCCGGCATCGAGTTGATGGTGAATCTGCCCGACCACGAGGTGATCGCCGAGGTCGACGCGCGCCGGGTCGAGCGCATCCTGCGCAACCTGATCGCCAACGCCATCGACCACGCCGAGCACAAGCCGGTCCGAATCCGGATGGCCGCCGACGAGGACACCGTCGCGGTCACGGTGCGCGACTACGGTGTGGGATTGCGGCCCGGCGAGGAAAAGCTGGTGTTCAGCCGGTTTTGGCGCTCGGACCCGTCGCGGGTGCGGCGCTCGGGCGGAACCGGTTTGGGGCTGGCGATCAGTATCGAGGACGCACGGCTGCACCAGGGCCGGCTGGAGGCGTGGGGCGAACCCGGCAAGGGCGCGTGTTTCCGGTTGACGTTGCCGCTGGTGCGCGGACACAAGGTCACCACGAGCCCGCTACCGCTGAAACCCGTTGCCGCCGAACGTGACAGCCGCAAGGACTCGCGCCAGGTTCGGCAGCGGGAGCCGGCGGGGGAGAGCGTGTGA